The following coding sequences are from one Culex quinquefasciatus strain JHB chromosome 1, VPISU_Cqui_1.0_pri_paternal, whole genome shotgun sequence window:
- the LOC6032694 gene encoding rootletin: MEVTTEDVVWLVVWLIIGLFAMKKVVSFRLSGKDCAPSIGSRHLTEGGGGGGVGLAGSSIDRKKPFSRPFNKSRLVDSGPSGIVTTASASHRMSSPSTSPTTTDTGVLIRQNNELRHRLQQEASTYRRRLETYKQAEGNQAALISRLQAKVLQYKQRCTELQETPPSSTCYNAGGGPARDVSPGHHHAGTPAPCSGTSGGPLSLPPCPVARERSRSRSRSQSPCRKYADCGHDEVRHQLDEERRRCEKLMVENSCLRQQLEESQRTNDALTNDLQKLTCDWEALRDELLSKEDEWKEEEQAFNEYYNNEHTRLLKMWREVVNVKRMFKEMASTTKMELGRMHLELSGTGREVTGACSGVSVNLRQSTKIEEAQQMHIERENIDLKSQMGDLRMQYENAKLEIAQRDQRLQQMLQDLKQMEERYVQADSQAGQTQRLNDELERLQGALRDIAHAVVQDSETAATSEAEPSSAHHLHLSQSSGLPAPPRSPKRGAIRTSQAFAEGTISAVQAALHKYQLAIHDLQVKLQTNSDALAATRKQYDNCEHTRDVLTGKVTELTEKLDTANHQLSELFKERDSLQKTLDSLRTDKHSVERGKAELNSIVDSLNTDYEKLQNVNCKLQKMYDSLEEEKKMLEGELQRVQKDKDIQEMNLRAEEERSSRLREETITLREELNKLYLARDLLEQQRIESDGLLNMIEKQKIELEFELDRIVNEREALQMTLEKKSSSNDHLEVEIKQLKASVATLEEERSRLKTQVSDQGTDLAALKKELIATEQARLDLDSEKLAISERLKCLEMEKDKIEQELSCVARERNDLSNQTAVISRKKETIGEEVMRLRQRLEQANEMNARLNRNLEELVKESEEKAVVIEGHEKELQRLQEQQASLRSEKESLEAVLFDTNTSLEEAEARKDALERENQDLLIKQESHKALICRLNKDLENSERRAQDIKIQLTNAAANQEAEFLQKLSSIRTFGEENIKKLNEEKEAIRSSLEKRMHQALQALENAKDTEIALLKEQFEALQMHLEALNQQHEEVVLRAENEKQQSLLIAHRDKQAVMEKLDHVTRELKNELDNSDRLKREMAARQEKDRTTIGCLRDEVGKMRTKMEEARIRAEEELNRLEVLQGALHDEKDLALREIEELKVQLRLSEDRCDGLNQQVQDHLRKLKEADNCIDGTRKELTDTRRTLADSNIERDKYSTSNKELRDHVKRVEGQRREQARAMDDALQKIAGLEESRNLLEQEKVRLQTILKETENNVTKMTQDLSTAQADITKFQSQTTQNDAAEKELQARLTNETEEKERILQELHQIKKQMSDLEGTLCSTRQDLGRARCKANQDEHRFHQREQELCTRIEEGRGREKRLEDQKHNLEVCLADATQQIQELKARLGGSEGRVRALDEQLVHLDGIKKEVENKLSSIGHTLRRIAGIQMDGSVSLPYRLLSPSRRYSPARGREREDFHHHHHHHQQQQQQHDTRSLSGDNAIIDVDPEMVRKGVRTLMQQVAQIERERDDFKMQLCTAKKQLHEGSDNAMRLETKICKLQQHNRAIHEDKTNLEAKLAQRTSALQSTEETLKQKSDELNITREKANHLEQSLGNTTEEKGQLEERLEKCRQNVCRLESDKRHLQDELARIEGRASKLDLQRVALEGDIQRLQMALQEKDCTIRNVQERLENLQRSSTQLEDRCAALKSTVDQLKERLQAAAITETELRGEIAGLHRHNSDQGHTFALGQDKLKQLQKNLTNSENERRVLSERLDAAQHSINELRRNHQSSQDQTQRLQEHLAECEVQKSALESQLRLAKWNQENAEQFGGGAGGDQDLARQLVNSQRDRTELRNKLEAMNEKVRHLENEKRGIEKSSKFSGHVQFDRSEKTDLGELDSNRLESSGSKFNCGLDHAQIEQESRELRMKVRRMETLLAEKEAELARAKAKMLESPLKSTAGSSTGGDVERYRSAQVQAERLLDAREQSHRQQVVRLENQISMLREQLAQEAKRRQMYILKSSRAGREMQQLRQTLGDSLRHVAQDPIDSSLLQNEARRLDSAVSLSLPPTTSRDYDRSLSPTYR, translated from the exons ATGGAAGTGACCACCGAGGATGTGGTTTGGTTGGTTGTTTGGCTTATCATCGGGTTGTTTGCAATGAAGAAAGTTGTGTCGTTTAGg CTGAGTGGCAAGGATTGCGCGCCTAGCATCGGTTCGCGCCATCTGACTGAAGGTGGCGGAGGAGGTGGAGTTGGTCTCGCCGGAAGTTCTATAGATCGCAAGAAGCCGTTTTCGCGCCCGTTCAACAAGTCTCGCCTCGTAGATTCAGGCCCTTCTGGAATAGTGACCACCGCAAGTGCCTCCCACAGAATGTCCAGTCCGTCCACGAGTCCCACCACGACGGACACCGGTGTCCTTATCCGACAGAACAACGAACTTCGGCACCGTCTGCAACAGGAAGCCAGCACGTACCGTCGCCGGCTGGAGACGTACAAGCAAGCCGAAGGAAATCAGGCGGCTCTCATAAGTCGCCTCCAGGCCAAGGTTCTCCAGTACAAGCAACGCTGCACCGAACTTCAGGAAACGCCTCCCTCGAGCACGTGCTACAATGCTGGAGGTGGCCCAGCCAGAGATGTGTCCCCCGGACATCACCATGCCGGCACTCCGGCACCATGCTCCGGAACCAGCGGTGGACCACTGAGTCTGCCACCGTGTCCGGTAGCCCGCGAGCGGTCGAGGTCGCGCTCGCGGTCCCAGTCGCCCTGCCGGAAGTACGCCGACTGTGGCCACGACGAAGTCCGACATCAGCTCGATGAGGAACGACGACG CTGCGAAAAGTTAATGGTCGAGAACTCCTGTCTGCGCCAGCAGCTTGAGGAGTCCCAACGAACCAACGATGCGCTGACGAATGATCTCCAGAAGCTTACCTGCGATTGGGAAGCACTGCGGGATGAATTACTGAGCAAGGAGGACGAGTGGAAGGAGGAGGAGCAG GCCTTCAACGAATATTACAACAACGAGCACACGCGGCTGCTGAAAATGTGGCGCGAAGTGGTCAACGTAAAACGCATGTTCAAAGAGATGGCCTCCACTACCAAGATGGAGCTTGGCCGGATGCATCTGGAGCTGAGCGGGACGGGCCGCGAGGTGACCGGAGCGTGTAGTGGCGTGTCCGTCAATCTGAGACAATCGACCAAGATTGAG GAAGCTCAGCAAATGCACATCGAAAGAGAAAACATCGACCTCAAGTCGCAGATGGGCGATCTGAGGATGCAGTACGAAAACGCTAAGCTTGAGATTGCTCAGCGTGACCAGCGGCTGCAGCAGATGCTTCAGGACTTGAAACAGATGGAGGAACGCTACGTCCAAGCCGACAGCCAGGCCGGACAGACTCAGCGTCTCAACGACGAACTGGAGCGTCTTCAGGGTGCCCTGCGGGACATTGCCCACGCCGTCGTGCAGGACTCGGAGACGGCGGCCACTTCGGAAGCGGAACCTTCTTCGGCCCATCATCTCCACCTGTCCCAATCGAGTGGTCTACCGGCGCCTCCACGTTCACCGAAACGTGGCGCCATCCGGACGTCGCAGGCCTTTGCCGAGGGAACCATTTCCGCCGTTCAGGCCGCACTTCACAAGTACCAGCTGGCAATCCACGACCTGCAGGTCAAGCTGCAGACCAACTCGGATGCCCTGGCCGCAACTAGAAAACAATACGACAACTGCGAACACACCCGGGACGTCCTCACCGGTAAGGTGACGGAACTGACCGAGAAACTGGACACCGCCAATCATCAGCTTTCGGAGCTGTTCAAAGAACGGGACAGCCTGCAAAAGACGCTGGACTCGCTACGTACGGATAAACACTCTGTTGAACGGGGAAAGGCCGAGCTGAACTCGATT GTCGACAGCTTGAACACCGACTACGAGAAGCTGCAGAACGTCAACTGTAAGCTGCAGAAAATGTATGACTCGTTGGAGGAGGAGAAAAAGATGCTCGAGGGAGAGCTGCAGCGCGTCCAAAAGGACAAGGACATTCAGGAGATGAACCTCAG AGCCGAAGAGGAGCGCTCCAGCCGGCTGCGAGAGGAAACGATAACTCTCAGAGAGGAACTGAATAAGTTGTACCTTGCGCGTGACTTGCTCGAACAGCAAAGAATCGAGTCGGACGGACTGTTGAACATGATTGAAAAGCAGAAGATTGAGCTCGAATTCGAGCTGGACCGGATTGTGAACGAGAGGGAAGCCCTCCAGATGACGCTGGAGAAGAAGAGTTCCTCAAATGACCACCTGGAGGTCGAGATTAAACAGCTGAAAGCTTCGGTGGCCACGCTGGAGGAGGAACGGTCCCGGCTCAAGACACAGGTGTCGGACCAGGGCACGGATCTGGCCGCGCTGAAGAAGGAACTCATCGCAACGGAACAGGCCCGGCTCGATCTGGACTCGGAAAAGCTTGCCATCAGCGAGCGGCTCAAGTGTCTGGAGATGGAAAAGGACAAAATCGAGCAGGAGCTAAGCTGCGTGGCTCGCGAGCGGAACGACCTGAGCAACCAAACGGCGGTCATTTCGCGCAAGAAGGAAACTATTGGCGAAGAGGTGATGCGGCTGCGGCAACGACTCGAACAGGCAAACGAGATGAACGCCCGGCTGAATCGGAACTTGGAGGAGCTGGTCAAGGAAAGCGAGGAAAAGGCCGTAGTCATCGAGGGACACGAGAAGGAACTGCAACGGCTTCAG GAACAACAAGCTTCTCTACGAAGTGAAAAGGAATCTCTGGAAGCTGTGCTATTCGATACGAATACATCCCTCGAGGAAGCCGAAGCTCGcaaagatgcgttggaacgtgAAAACCAGGATCTGCTCATTAAACAAGAATCGCACAAGGCGCTTATCTGTAGATTGAACAAGGATTTAGAGAATTCCGAACGTCGCGCCCAGGATATTAAGATCCAACTGACGAACGCCGCGGCCAACCAGGAGGCCGAGTTCCTTCAGAAATTGTCCAGCATCCGTACGTTCGGGGAAGAGAATATTAAAAAGCTTAATGAAGAAAAGGAGGCAATCCGAAGTTCGCTCGAGAAGCGCATGCATCAGGCGCTGCAAGCCCTCGAGAATGCAAAGGATACGGAAATCGCCTTGTTGAAGGAACAATTTGAAGCCCTCCAGATGCATCTGGAAGCGCTGAACCAACAGCACGAGGAGGTCGTCCTCAGGGCGGAAAATGAAAAACAACAATCGCTGCTGATTGCCCACCGCGACAAACAGGCCGTCATGGAAAAGTTGGACCACGTGACGCGGGAACTCAAAAACGAGCTCGATAACAGCGATCGGTTGAAGCGTGAAATGGCCGCCCGGCAGGAGAAGGACCGCACCACGATCGGGTGCCTTCGGGACGAGGTGGGCAAGATGCGGACGAAGATGGAAGAGGCCCGCATTAGGGCCGAGGAAGAGTTGAACCGGCTGGAGGTGCTGCAGGGAGCTCTGCACGACGAGAAGGACCTGGCGCTGCGGGAGATTGAAGAGTTGAAGGTTCAGCTACGGCTGAGCGAGGACCGATGTGACGGGCTTAACCAGCAGGTGCAGGACCATTTGAGAAAGCTGAAGGAGG cgGATAACTGCATCGACGGAACCAGGAAGGAGCTAACAGACACCCGTCGTACCTTGGCCGATAGTAACATTGAACGTGACAAGTACTCCACCAGCAATAAGGAGTTACGTGACCACGTGAAGCGCGTTGAAGGTCAACGCCGAGAGCAGGCCAGGGCTATGGACGATGCGTTGCAGAAGATTGCAGGTCTTGAAGAGTCGCGAAATCTGCTTGAACAGGAAAAGGTCCGCCTGCAGACCATATTAAAAGAAACCGAGAACAATGTGACCAAGATGACACAGGACCTTTCAACGGCTCAGGCGGACATTACAAAGTTCCAGTCACAAACAACCCAGAACGATGCCGCTGAGAAGGAGCTGCAAGCGCGATTGACAAACGAAACTGAAGAAAAGGAACGAATTCTGCAGGAACTACATCAGATCAAGAAGCAAATGTCCGATTTGGAAGGAACGTTGTGTTCCACGAGGCAGGATTTGGGAAGAGCTCGCTGCAAGGCGAATCAGGACGAGCATCGGTTCCACCAGCGCGAGCAGGAACTGTGCACTCGCATTGAGGAAGGTCGCGGCCGCGAGAAACGTCTCGAAGATCAGAAGCACAACTTGGAAGTGTGCCTGGCGGACGCTACGCAGCAGATTCAGGAGCTAAAGGCCCGGCTGGGTGGTTCCGAGGGTCGGGTGAGGGCGTTGGACGAGCAACTGGTGCATTTGGATGGCATCAAGAAGGAGGTCGAGAACAAGTTGAGCTCGATCGGACACACTTTGCGGCGAATTGCCGGAATTCAGATGGATGGTTCGGTGAGCTTGCCGTACCGGCTGTTGAGTCCTTCCAGGAG ATATAGTCCGGCACGTGGCCGGGAGCGGGAGGACTtccaccaccatcatcatcaccaccagcagcaacagcagcagcacgaTACGCGCAGCCTTTCCGGGGATAACGCCATCATCGATGTCGACCCGGAAATGGTTCGCAAGGGCGTTCGGACGTTGATGCAACAGGTGGCCCAaattgagcgcgagcgcgatgACTTCAAGATGCAGCTTTGTACGGCGAAAAAACAGCTGCACGAAGGTAGCGATAACGCGATGAGGCTGGAGACGAAGATCTGCAAGTTGCAGCAGCACAACAGGGCGATCCACGAGGATAAGACCAACCTGGAGGCCAAGTTGGCGCAGCGGACCAGCGCATTACAATCTACGGAAGAGACGTTGAAGCAAAAGAGTGACGAGTTGAACATAACTCGAGAGAAGGCGAACCATTTGGAGCAATCCCTCGGTAATACAACGGAGGAGAAGGGTCAACTGGAGGAACGGCTTGAAAAGTGTCGACAGAATGTGTGCCGCCTGGAGTCCGACAAGCGTCACTTGCAGGATGAACTGGCAAGAATCGAGGGACGAGCGTCCAAGTTGGATCTACAGCGAGTCGCTCTGGAAGGGGACATTCAACGCTTGCAGATGGCTCTGCAAGAGAAGGATTGCACCATCAGAAACGTCCAAGAGAGACTGGAGAACCTGCAGAGATCCAGCACTCAACTCGAAGATCGCTGTGCAGCACTCAAGAGTACCGTCGACCAACTTAAGGAACGCCTCCAGGCGGCGGCAATCACCGAAACGGAACTTCGCGGAGAAATCGCCGGTCTCCATCGGCACAACTCCGACCAAGGGCACACGTTCGCCCTGGGTCAGGACAAGCTCAAGCAGCTGCAGAAGAATCTCACCAATAGCGAAAACGAACGCCGTGTCCTCTCGGAACGTCTGGACGCGGCTCAACACAGCATCAACGAGCTGCGCAGAAATCACCAATCATCTCAAGATCAAACGCAGCGGCTGCAGGAACATCTAGCGGAATGCGAAGTTCAGAAGTCGGCACTCGAGTCACAGCTGCGACTGGCCAAGTGGAACCAGGAGAACGCGGAACAATTTGGCGGAGGAGCCGGCGGCGACCAGGACCTTGCCCGGCAGTTGGTCAACTCGCAACGAGATCGCACCGAGCTGAGAAACAAGCTTGAAGCCATGAACGAAAAAGTTCGCCACTTGGAAAATGAAAAACGTGGCATTGAAAAGAGCAGCAAGTTCTCTGGTCACGTTCAGTTCGACCGATCGGAGAAGACCGACTTGGGAGAGCTGGACTCGAACCGGCTAGAATCATCCGGTTCCAAGTTCAACTGCGGTCTCGACCACGCCCAGATCGAGCAGGAAAGTCGCGAACTGCGCATGAAGGTCCGTCGCATGGAGACGCTGCTTGCCGAGAAGGAAGCGGAACTTGCTCGGGCCAAGGCCAAGATGCTTGAGTCCCCGCTCAAATCAACAGCGGGTTCGTCAACCGGAGGGGACGTTGAGCGCTATCGAAGCGCACAGGTCCAAGCGGAACGACTATTGGACGCACGAGAGCAGTCGCATCGCCAGCAGGTGGTGCGTCTGGAGAACCAGATCTCAATGCTGCGGGAACAGTTGGCCCAAGAGGCCAAACGCAGACAGATGTACATACTGAAGAGTTCAAGAGCGGGTCGCGAAATGCAGCAACTTCGTCAGACCTTGGGAGATTCGCTGCGTCACGTGGCCCAGGATCCGATTGACTCGTCGTTGCTGCAAAACGAAGCCAGAAG ATTGGACAGCGCCGTGTCGCTGAGTTTGCCGCCAACAACGAGTCGCGATTACGATCGGAGTCTGAGCCCAACGTACCGttaa